One stretch of Microvirga lotononidis DNA includes these proteins:
- a CDS encoding cytochrome b6, with amino-acid sequence MFSRASKAIVPACGLLILAGAIAAVSDPLPPDATYRPLPTLPFSAVKTADEAQKPQVTQQQSDLLNQRYDLSDRPVPGVMMSGGRKPVQGGVRVKLPSGLTWDSLAAMSPEEIRQKGLLPAGFMPLPHVKQATGGQVFPTNQIDEIGRQEGRNLRRFDVDFDLPDRFTPEFPPPIFLTTHPELGDVSRGQLLTIKNFYELMVGVLTPVQIEGLRLLLTPFPQEEFNQTEDRKVAEQSLGVTCLDCHSNFHTNAAFHQTPDVRPQAARFRLDTVSLRGVFNQQIHGSKRSLRSVEDFTQFEQRTAYFNGDHVSAQRKGINRPDRVDQVPMMAQMQNIIDFPPAPKLDPFGRLDPAKATEQELAGERVFFGKGRCAECHVAQTSFMDNNMHDLKLERFYQIGQTVNGLVMLPDGPIKTMTLRGIKDSPPYLHDGRLPTLADTVEFFNLVLGVKLSQEEKDNLVAYLMTL; translated from the coding sequence ATGTTCTCCAGGGCTTCCAAGGCGATCGTACCGGCCTGCGGCCTGCTGATCCTTGCGGGCGCTATTGCGGCCGTTTCCGACCCGCTGCCGCCGGACGCAACCTACAGGCCGCTTCCCACGCTCCCCTTCTCGGCCGTGAAAACGGCGGACGAGGCGCAGAAGCCGCAGGTCACACAGCAGCAGAGCGATCTGCTCAACCAGCGCTACGACCTCTCCGACCGACCCGTTCCGGGTGTGATGATGTCGGGCGGCCGCAAGCCCGTTCAAGGCGGCGTCAGGGTCAAGCTTCCGTCCGGCCTCACGTGGGACAGCCTGGCGGCCATGAGCCCGGAGGAGATCCGGCAAAAAGGCCTGCTGCCAGCCGGCTTCATGCCGCTGCCCCACGTCAAGCAGGCCACCGGCGGCCAGGTCTTTCCCACCAACCAGATCGACGAGATCGGTCGGCAGGAAGGACGGAACCTGAGGCGGTTCGACGTTGACTTCGACCTGCCGGACCGCTTTACGCCCGAGTTCCCGCCGCCGATCTTCCTCACCACGCATCCCGAGCTGGGCGACGTATCCCGAGGACAACTGCTCACGATCAAGAACTTCTACGAACTGATGGTGGGCGTGCTGACGCCGGTGCAGATCGAAGGCCTGCGTCTCCTGCTCACCCCCTTCCCGCAGGAGGAGTTCAACCAGACCGAAGATCGCAAGGTTGCCGAGCAGAGCCTCGGCGTGACGTGTCTCGACTGCCATTCGAACTTCCACACCAACGCCGCCTTCCACCAGACGCCGGACGTGCGTCCGCAGGCGGCCCGTTTCCGGCTCGACACGGTCAGCCTGCGCGGGGTCTTCAACCAGCAGATCCACGGATCGAAGCGATCCCTGCGCTCGGTCGAGGACTTTACCCAATTCGAACAGCGCACGGCCTACTTCAATGGCGATCATGTCAGCGCTCAGCGCAAGGGGATCAACAGACCCGACCGTGTCGATCAGGTGCCGATGATGGCGCAGATGCAGAACATCATCGACTTTCCGCCGGCCCCGAAGCTGGATCCGTTCGGGCGGCTCGATCCGGCCAAGGCCACCGAGCAGGAACTCGCAGGCGAGCGGGTCTTCTTCGGCAAGGGGCGCTGCGCCGAGTGCCATGTCGCCCAGACGTCGTTCATGGACAACAACATGCACGATCTCAAGCTGGAGCGGTTCTACCAGATCGGGCAGACGGTCAACGGCCTGGTGATGCTCCCGGATGGGCCGATCAAGACGATGACGCTGCGGGGCATCAAGGATTCGCCTCCGTACCTTCATGACGGGCGGCTGCCGACGCTCGCCGATACGGTGGAGTTCTTCAACCTGGTGCTCGGCGTGAAGCTGAGCCAGGAGGAGAAGGACAACCTGGTTGCCTATCTGATGACCCTATGA
- a CDS encoding ATP-grasp domain-containing protein gives MAAVVLDLMVQEAIPGPESRIESYHVYVDQTNATAAEFTGRKIRTFPLSCGHSTALETTDCADVRALGRDIVQKIGLRGVAKLDFKREPNGELHLLEINPRFSLWHHLGAIAGVNMPA, from the coding sequence TTGGCTGCGGTCGTTCTGGACCTGATGGTACAAGAAGCCATCCCCGGTCCGGAAAGTCGCATCGAGAGTTATCACGTCTATGTCGATCAAACGAACGCTACTGCGGCCGAGTTCACTGGGCGCAAGATCCGCACATTTCCTTTATCCTGCGGCCATAGCACAGCTCTCGAGACAACCGATTGCGCTGACGTGAGGGCGCTGGGACGAGACATCGTACAAAAGATCGGCCTGCGCGGCGTTGCAAAACTCGACTTCAAACGAGAGCCGAACGGAGAACTTCATCTCTTGGAGATCAACCCGCGTTTTAGCCTTTGGCATCACCTTGGGGCTATAGCGGGAGTAAACATGCCCGCCTAG
- a CDS encoding integrase core domain-containing protein has translation MERRFRSRCAQHRPDVSGSDGDGRVHAREAGDRGRAAEAKRIIEAWRRDYNESRPHMALGNRTPQEYAVRISPSPLAHGSGAGES, from the coding sequence CTGGAGCGTCGATTTCGTTCACGGTGCGCTCAGCACCGGCCAGACGTTTCGGGCTCTGACGGTGATGGACGTGTTCACGCGCGAGAGGCTGGCGATCGAGGTCGGGCAGCGGAGGCCAAGCGGATCATCGAGGCTTGGCGGAGGGACTACAATGAGAGCCGTCCTCACATGGCGCTTGGAAACCGAACGCCGCAGGAATATGCTGTGCGGATAAGCCCTTCGCCACTGGCGCACGGCTCAGGAGCCGGCGAAAGCTAA
- a CDS encoding beta strand repeat-containing protein yields MPKVRLTGSNDFSKISTAGSYQVYGLGGADIIQVSVARGSTAPDSGDYLDGGDGNDTITAADTSDTLAGGAGTDILRANDGNDVIYGDATDANEDGIVDPASIDNPVGGDDILDAGNGNDTLFGGGGNDSLLGGYGNDSLLGGYGNDMLIGAGDNDTLQGGAGNDTLDGGLGNDDLDGGDGDDQMLSSTGDDILRGGLGVDTLLAGGGNDQLFGGDGNDDLNGGENDDRLVGGSGADTLNGSIGVDTADYSGSAQAITIQLSADPTAPGTGTGGEAEGDRLIGIEKVIGSSSNDTLLGSTIADVLDGFTGNDRLVGGGGADFLIGNGGLDTADYSTSGAAVAVTLNADPAGFGTGTGGDAEGDQLNTIERVIGSNFNDTLTGSSNGDILVGGAGADVLAGGAGIDTAEYSTSSSGVTTNLEAGTGLGGDAEGDQLSTIENLIGSAFNDLLIGDAAANRLEGGSGNDILRGGVGADVLIGGDGAGDTADYSTSSAAISVTLTAVANGATTGAGGEAAGDLLNGIEDLIGSAFTDTLNGSAVANRLVSGNGNDVLRGGSGADLLISNGTGTKTLIGEGINDGGSSGIDTYRTLAGTSIISQYQAGEDIQVGGTYTATTLAQIDSTGTLALRLTGAGGAFTTYVIVGTTANTSAAQAASLAIQNSGDISIVDPASIA; encoded by the coding sequence ATGCCCAAAGTCAGGCTCACCGGTTCAAACGACTTCTCCAAGATTTCGACGGCCGGCAGTTATCAGGTGTATGGTCTTGGAGGAGCCGACATCATCCAAGTGAGCGTCGCCCGCGGGTCGACTGCACCCGATAGCGGTGACTATTTGGATGGCGGCGACGGCAACGATACCATCACGGCCGCGGACACGAGCGATACGCTTGCCGGAGGCGCCGGTACCGACATCCTACGTGCCAATGACGGTAATGACGTCATCTATGGCGATGCCACGGATGCCAACGAGGACGGCATCGTGGATCCTGCGAGCATCGACAATCCGGTCGGCGGCGACGACATCCTCGACGCCGGCAACGGCAATGACACGCTCTTTGGCGGGGGTGGCAACGATAGCCTTCTCGGGGGCTACGGAAACGACAGCCTCCTGGGCGGTTACGGGAACGATATGCTCATCGGCGCTGGCGACAACGACACGCTGCAGGGAGGCGCCGGCAACGATACGCTCGACGGCGGCCTCGGCAATGACGATCTGGACGGCGGAGATGGCGACGATCAGATGCTGTCGAGCACCGGTGACGACATCCTTCGCGGCGGCCTCGGCGTCGACACTCTGCTGGCGGGAGGTGGCAACGATCAGCTTTTCGGCGGTGACGGAAACGATGATCTGAATGGCGGCGAAAACGATGATCGGCTTGTCGGCGGCTCCGGAGCGGATACACTGAATGGGAGTATCGGTGTTGACACGGCCGATTACTCCGGATCGGCGCAGGCCATCACGATCCAGCTCAGCGCCGACCCCACCGCGCCCGGCACTGGTACGGGCGGCGAGGCCGAGGGCGACAGGCTTATCGGAATCGAGAAGGTCATCGGCTCATCGTCGAATGACACCCTGCTCGGCAGCACCATCGCTGATGTGCTCGATGGTTTCACTGGAAACGACCGGCTCGTCGGTGGTGGTGGCGCGGATTTTCTGATCGGGAACGGCGGCTTGGACACAGCGGATTACTCGACATCGGGGGCTGCGGTCGCGGTTACCTTAAATGCCGATCCAGCAGGCTTCGGAACCGGAACCGGTGGTGATGCCGAAGGCGATCAGCTTAACACGATCGAGCGTGTCATAGGGTCGAACTTCAATGATACGCTGACGGGCAGTTCGAACGGCGACATACTCGTCGGCGGTGCCGGCGCGGACGTTCTGGCCGGGGGCGCCGGCATCGATACTGCGGAATACTCGACCTCGTCGTCCGGGGTCACGACCAACCTTGAGGCCGGGACAGGCCTCGGCGGCGATGCCGAGGGCGATCAGCTCAGCACGATCGAGAACCTGATCGGGTCAGCCTTCAATGATCTGCTGATTGGCGACGCAGCCGCGAACCGGCTCGAGGGCGGGAGCGGTAACGATATACTCCGCGGCGGGGTCGGGGCCGATGTCCTGATCGGCGGGGATGGGGCAGGCGACACGGCAGATTATTCGACGTCATCGGCTGCGATATCGGTCACGCTGACCGCGGTTGCGAATGGGGCCACGACAGGCGCCGGAGGGGAAGCGGCTGGAGACCTTCTGAACGGCATCGAGGACCTTATCGGCTCGGCCTTTACCGACACGCTGAATGGCAGCGCCGTGGCCAACCGCCTGGTCAGCGGCAATGGTAACGACGTCCTCCGCGGTGGCAGCGGCGCGGATCTTTTGATCTCGAACGGCACGGGTACAAAGACCCTGATCGGTGAAGGGATCAACGACGGCGGCAGCAGTGGAATCGACACCTATCGGACACTCGCCGGGACCTCGATCATTTCTCAATATCAGGCAGGTGAAGATATCCAGGTCGGAGGCACGTATACGGCAACCACTCTGGCTCAGATTGATTCTACCGGCACCCTCGCACTCAGGCTGACCGGAGCAGGAGGGGCGTTCACCACCTACGTGATTGTAGGAACGACAGCCAACACTTCGGCCGCGCAAGCTGCATCGCTTGCGATCCAAAACAGCGGTGACATCTCCATCGTTGATCCGGCATCAATCGCGTAA
- a CDS encoding HlyD family type I secretion periplasmic adaptor subunit, whose product MTQSQALRVIEGGRDRFPTAVEDRAVLQRGLRGPSRAGLILTTSFLLVFGACGSLVPIAGGASAPAIISPDGSRKTIQHLEGGIIETLMVRDGDTVGVGQPLVNLSSIQPRATYETLLEQNRTLLVTRARLLAESAGRDDIELPAELRDAMSDPGLVKVLEGQRQLLRTRHAMHRSRVRVLQQRIEQYQEQITGLQAQVQSTTRQFELLNEEVEGKEQLQRKGILPKPELLRLQRMQAEILGRKGEYVGNIARVRQQIGEAELQISAFDAERADQISTQLDQVRIELAATNERLSASKDILNRTVIRSPVAGKVVNLRFKTEGGVVQRGEPIMDVVPSDDLLLIDARISPNDIDVVHTGLRAQVHLLAYSNRTTPRISGSVRSVSADRLVDESTRQPYYLARVEVDREQVKQIGSSIELVPGMPAEVLIVTGQQTLVQYLIKPFTDVWRRSLREL is encoded by the coding sequence ATGACCCAAAGCCAGGCACTGAGAGTCATCGAAGGAGGTCGAGATCGGTTCCCGACAGCCGTAGAGGACCGGGCCGTGCTTCAGAGGGGCCTTCGGGGGCCGTCACGCGCAGGTCTCATTCTGACAACGAGCTTCCTGCTGGTCTTTGGCGCGTGCGGATCCCTTGTTCCGATTGCCGGCGGTGCGTCCGCTCCTGCAATCATCAGCCCGGACGGGAGCCGCAAAACCATTCAGCATCTGGAGGGGGGAATAATCGAGACGCTGATGGTCCGCGACGGCGATACGGTCGGCGTTGGACAGCCCCTCGTGAACTTGTCCAGCATTCAGCCGCGCGCGACATACGAGACATTGCTGGAGCAGAACCGGACCTTGCTGGTGACCCGCGCACGCCTGCTGGCCGAAAGTGCGGGGCGAGACGATATCGAATTACCAGCCGAGCTGCGCGACGCCATGAGCGACCCGGGTCTCGTCAAAGTGCTTGAGGGTCAGCGGCAACTGCTAAGAACCAGACACGCCATGCATCGGTCGCGAGTACGAGTTCTCCAGCAACGCATCGAACAATATCAGGAACAGATCACTGGGTTGCAGGCTCAGGTTCAGAGCACCACGCGTCAGTTCGAATTGCTCAACGAAGAAGTCGAAGGAAAAGAGCAGCTTCAGCGGAAAGGCATTTTGCCGAAACCTGAATTGCTTCGTCTGCAACGCATGCAAGCGGAGATCCTCGGCCGAAAGGGCGAGTACGTCGGCAACATCGCCAGGGTCAGGCAGCAGATCGGAGAAGCAGAGCTTCAAATTTCGGCCTTCGATGCGGAGCGTGCCGACCAGATCTCAACGCAGCTTGACCAGGTTCGCATCGAACTGGCGGCAACCAACGAGCGCCTTTCAGCCAGCAAGGACATTCTCAATCGCACGGTCATCAGGTCACCTGTCGCAGGCAAAGTCGTAAATCTTCGCTTCAAAACTGAAGGTGGAGTCGTCCAGAGAGGCGAGCCGATCATGGATGTCGTTCCTTCGGACGACTTGCTGTTGATCGACGCCCGCATCTCGCCGAACGATATCGATGTCGTCCACACGGGCCTCCGAGCGCAAGTCCACTTGCTCGCCTATTCCAACCGCACCACGCCGCGGATCTCGGGCTCCGTCAGATCCGTTTCCGCCGACCGTCTCGTCGATGAGAGTACACGCCAGCCCTATTATCTCGCCCGTGTAGAAGTTGATCGCGAGCAAGTGAAGCAAATTGGTTCATCGATCGAATTGGTGCCCGGGATGCCGGCGGAGGTCTTGATCGTCACTGGCCAACAGACGTTGGTACAATATCTGATCAAGCCCTTCACCGACGTCTGGCGGCGCAGTCTCCGGGAACTCTGA
- a CDS encoding DUF4142 domain-containing protein has protein sequence MRRLIFVSIFLLLPAASVPAQIGNPAGMPPGTAQTAPGTPAPHQTNAQDRLFVDQATIGGMAEVEFGRLAERKSQNDAVKAFARQMVQDHTRANDRLADLARQSGTPQAGSLDDEHRAVQMNLEKLTGHQFDLAYADSQVQDHQKTAQLLAWEIGSGQEMALKQFASEILPIVLRHLEMAQDLKGQLTGTGPQGVSASASDTRAVPARPGQKP, from the coding sequence ATGCGCCGTCTCATCTTCGTCTCAATCTTCCTCCTGTTGCCGGCAGCTTCCGTCCCGGCGCAGATCGGCAATCCGGCGGGCATGCCGCCGGGCACCGCACAGACAGCCCCGGGAACTCCGGCCCCTCATCAGACCAACGCGCAGGACCGGCTGTTCGTCGACCAAGCCACCATCGGGGGCATGGCGGAGGTCGAGTTCGGCCGCTTGGCCGAGCGCAAGAGCCAGAATGACGCCGTCAAGGCATTCGCCCGGCAGATGGTTCAGGATCATACGAGGGCCAATGACCGGCTGGCGGATCTGGCCAGGCAGAGCGGCACACCGCAGGCGGGCTCGCTGGACGATGAGCACCGGGCGGTGCAGATGAACCTCGAGAAGCTGACGGGTCACCAGTTTGATCTCGCGTATGCTGACAGCCAGGTCCAAGATCACCAGAAGACCGCTCAGCTTCTCGCGTGGGAGATCGGATCGGGGCAGGAGATGGCGCTCAAGCAGTTCGCCTCCGAGATCCTGCCGATCGTCCTGCGCCATCTGGAGATGGCGCAGGACCTCAAAGGGCAGTTGACGGGGACCGGACCGCAAGGGGTTTCCGCGAGCGCCTCCGACACGCGGGCGGTTCCGGCCCGGCCGGGACAAAAGCCGTGA
- a CDS encoding NAD-dependent epimerase/dehydratase family protein: MKRVLVTGGSGKTGRACVRDLLEHGYEVINVDAIGPGEALCPFVEADLTDFGEALEALSEVDSRHKGVDAVVHLAAIPAPGRHTNAVTFRNNILSTYNVFEAARKLAIRNLVWASSETVLGLPFDERPPYAPLDEDYPARPETAYSLSKFLGEEMAQQFCRWDPDLKIIGLRFSNVMEPADYARFASFEADPQSRKWNLWGYIDARDAAQAVRKALEASLKGAEVFIIANADTVMTRPNSELMAEFYPDVAFTREVEPNETLLSIGKARRLLGYEPRYGWRTASSS, encoded by the coding sequence ATGAAGCGGGTTCTTGTGACAGGTGGGAGCGGGAAGACGGGCCGGGCGTGCGTCCGCGATCTTCTTGAACATGGCTATGAGGTCATCAACGTGGATGCGATCGGCCCGGGTGAGGCGCTCTGCCCCTTCGTCGAGGCAGACCTGACCGACTTTGGCGAAGCCCTGGAGGCTCTCTCGGAAGTCGACTCGCGACATAAGGGTGTGGACGCTGTTGTGCATCTGGCGGCCATTCCGGCACCGGGACGACATACCAACGCCGTAACCTTCAGGAACAACATTCTCAGCACGTACAATGTCTTTGAGGCGGCACGGAAGCTTGCAATCCGTAACCTTGTCTGGGCCTCAAGCGAAACGGTCCTCGGCCTGCCGTTCGACGAACGTCCCCCGTACGCCCCTCTCGATGAGGATTATCCGGCGCGCCCGGAGACAGCCTACTCGCTGTCAAAGTTCCTTGGCGAGGAAATGGCGCAGCAATTCTGCCGCTGGGATCCTGATCTGAAGATCATCGGCCTGCGCTTTTCCAACGTTATGGAGCCGGCCGATTACGCGCGCTTTGCCTCGTTTGAAGCAGATCCGCAATCGCGGAAGTGGAACTTGTGGGGCTACATCGACGCGCGGGATGCGGCACAGGCTGTCCGGAAGGCTCTTGAGGCATCGCTCAAAGGCGCCGAGGTGTTCATCATTGCCAATGCCGACACCGTGATGACGCGGCCGAACTCGGAACTTATGGCGGAGTTCTACCCGGACGTTGCTTTCACGAGGGAGGTCGAGCCGAACGAAACGCTCCTCTCGATTGGGAAGGCGCGACGGCTTCTGGGATACGAGCCGCGTTACGGCTGGCGCACGGCGTCGTCAAGCTAG
- a CDS encoding type I secretion system permease/ATPase, whose product MTLQASTTQPTRRDTELDQALSACRSAFWIMALFSVIINMLLLTQPIYMLQVYDRVLTTGHIETLVTLTGLAAVALLLLGALEALRSAVTVRIGCWLYDRLGPVLLTHGVNARLLGDSAGAQPLRDLSQIQSFIATQGLTVFFDAPWVPVFVILIWMLHPVLGTLALCSAIILFGLTVANDLLTRKPNLTANLAQISATQQAEAAIRNAEVVCAMGMLPDIIQRWKVTNATSQRAVRTSAELGGVLVGLTKFVRFLVQIAALGLGAWLVLRGELSPGAMIAGSILLGRALAPVELAMSVWRGFSSARIAYGRLKQRLQNATAQVARTRLPAPMGRLAVENITYVLPQDRRAVLRNISFAVEPGEAVAVIGPSAGGKSTLCRLLVGTAMPSSGQIRIDGSQIDHWDQSQLGEFIGYLPQDVELFAGTIRENIARMGQVDDQAVVEAAMMAHAHELIQHLPQGYETQIGDGGAGLSGGQRQRLGLARAVYGSPRLIVLDEPNANLDQAGESALAATLHELKMQGTALIIVGHRPSTLAQADKILLLKDGRLELFGPREQILQTLRGLAATNGRSGTVPMHKPSGAAVDGAETPEGVSVVGTPSMSAVSSEAPEHTRCAQ is encoded by the coding sequence ATGACGCTGCAGGCCAGCACTACACAGCCGACACGACGGGACACGGAACTCGATCAAGCCCTGTCGGCTTGCCGGTCAGCGTTCTGGATCATGGCTCTGTTCAGCGTCATCATCAACATGCTGCTGCTGACACAGCCCATCTATATGCTCCAGGTCTACGACCGGGTGCTGACGACTGGTCATATTGAAACCCTGGTGACGCTCACAGGCCTCGCCGCGGTAGCTCTCCTCCTTCTCGGTGCTCTGGAGGCACTCCGCTCGGCGGTCACGGTCAGGATCGGCTGCTGGCTGTATGACCGGCTGGGCCCAGTATTGCTCACGCACGGCGTCAATGCTCGCCTTCTCGGCGATAGTGCGGGTGCCCAGCCATTGCGGGACCTGAGCCAGATCCAGAGCTTCATCGCGACCCAGGGACTGACGGTGTTCTTTGATGCACCCTGGGTCCCGGTTTTCGTGATCCTGATCTGGATGCTCCACCCCGTTCTCGGAACACTGGCCCTTTGCTCCGCCATTATTCTCTTCGGACTGACTGTCGCCAATGACCTCCTGACACGCAAACCCAATCTCACGGCCAATCTCGCCCAGATCTCGGCAACTCAGCAGGCGGAAGCAGCCATTCGCAATGCCGAGGTCGTCTGTGCCATGGGGATGCTTCCCGACATAATCCAACGGTGGAAGGTCACGAACGCGACGTCGCAACGCGCGGTCCGTACTTCGGCCGAACTGGGCGGCGTTCTGGTGGGCCTGACGAAGTTCGTTCGCTTTCTGGTGCAGATCGCGGCGCTTGGATTGGGCGCATGGCTCGTTCTCCGAGGCGAGCTATCACCGGGAGCAATGATCGCCGGGTCGATCCTCCTCGGCCGTGCTCTTGCGCCGGTCGAGCTGGCCATGTCGGTCTGGCGCGGCTTTTCCTCCGCTCGAATTGCCTATGGACGCCTCAAGCAGCGTCTGCAGAACGCGACGGCTCAAGTCGCCAGGACGCGCCTTCCCGCGCCAATGGGGCGCCTGGCCGTCGAGAATATCACCTATGTGTTGCCGCAAGATCGGCGAGCCGTCCTGCGAAACATCTCGTTTGCGGTCGAGCCGGGAGAAGCCGTGGCGGTGATTGGGCCATCGGCCGGGGGAAAGAGCACTCTTTGCCGTCTGCTGGTTGGCACTGCGATGCCCTCTTCCGGGCAGATCCGGATCGACGGGTCGCAGATTGACCACTGGGATCAGAGCCAACTTGGTGAGTTCATCGGATACTTGCCGCAAGACGTCGAGCTCTTCGCCGGCACCATACGCGAAAATATTGCTCGGATGGGGCAGGTCGACGATCAGGCTGTCGTCGAGGCGGCCATGATGGCCCATGCCCATGAGCTGATCCAACATCTTCCGCAGGGATACGAGACGCAGATCGGGGACGGCGGGGCCGGCCTTTCGGGCGGGCAACGCCAGCGCCTAGGACTCGCCAGGGCCGTTTACGGCAGCCCACGTCTGATCGTCCTTGACGAGCCCAATGCCAATCTCGACCAAGCCGGGGAGTCGGCTCTGGCGGCAACTCTTCACGAGCTGAAGATGCAAGGCACAGCTCTTATTATTGTCGGCCACCGTCCTTCTACCTTGGCCCAGGCCGATAAGATCCTCCTTCTGAAAGATGGCCGTCTCGAGCTCTTTGGGCCACGCGAACAGATCCTTCAAACATTACGTGGACTTGCCGCGACGAACGGCAGATCGGGAACGGTTCCGATGCACAAACCCTCGGGTGCCGCAGTCGACGGCGCCGAAACTCCCGAGGGAGTTTCCGTGGTCGGAACGCCTTCCATGTCAGCCGTTAGCTCCGAAGCCCCAGAACATACTAGGTGTGCACAATGA
- a CDS encoding GNAT family N-acetyltransferase has protein sequence MQIDVISDIQTLSSLRNNWDVVYEADPEAHFFLSSSWLFQRLKRVNAPWIVLAARPANTASPHVAFFPLRLRLKTGNDGRFYSEIAMAGAPLADYTGFLCAPEYVESAAAAFATYIKTLNWAHLDLAHILASDRRLRALLRCFPQDAFRMGAIRQVNSDNVDNSICPRLRLPHDWESYLNNTLRPNTRQKVRRFLKQVETSREFHITRATAETVESDIDVLLRLWEEKWGPRKGERLEAIRKAARVMLLDCFASGSLFLPILWKGGAPIGALASMIDTKNKSLLFYMGGRLQGLNNPPPGLVLHAYSIRTFIAAGFETYDLLRGNEAYKYTLGAEERHIRSIIIARTRNGCSLRSTLDRRTLPLLLQQVSALEQAGRLDEAERGYREALGSQPDCPAVLYRLGVLMIMKGNFCEAESMFRATIEAEPSSCKAWFRLAQSLQAQGHLSGASNAYEEIIKRQPAFPRAHYNLGIIQIKRGRFRDAVASFQAELQLRPDDAKTKVFFAKAIAAAESRDAMPPTLLSAKR, from the coding sequence ATGCAGATTGATGTCATCAGCGACATACAAACGCTTTCGTCACTCCGGAACAATTGGGATGTCGTGTACGAGGCAGACCCGGAGGCGCATTTCTTTCTGAGTTCGAGCTGGCTTTTTCAACGCCTCAAGCGCGTCAACGCGCCATGGATTGTGCTCGCCGCGAGACCTGCGAACACCGCCTCGCCCCATGTCGCCTTCTTTCCTCTCCGCCTAAGACTCAAAACCGGAAATGACGGTCGATTCTACAGTGAAATTGCAATGGCGGGTGCGCCGCTGGCTGATTATACGGGTTTCCTCTGCGCTCCAGAATATGTGGAGAGTGCAGCAGCAGCCTTCGCGACATATATCAAGACCCTGAACTGGGCGCATCTCGATCTTGCGCATATTCTCGCTTCCGACAGACGGCTGCGCGCTCTCCTAAGGTGCTTTCCGCAGGACGCCTTTAGAATGGGCGCGATCCGGCAGGTAAACTCCGACAACGTCGACAATAGCATTTGCCCACGTTTGAGGCTTCCCCATGACTGGGAGAGTTATCTTAACAATACATTGCGTCCAAATACACGTCAGAAGGTCAGGCGTTTCTTGAAACAGGTAGAAACGTCGCGTGAGTTCCACATTACACGTGCCACGGCCGAGACCGTCGAAAGCGACATAGATGTGCTTCTCCGCCTCTGGGAGGAGAAATGGGGGCCTCGCAAGGGCGAGCGGTTGGAAGCCATACGAAAAGCGGCTCGTGTCATGCTATTGGATTGCTTTGCCAGCGGGTCGCTGTTTCTGCCCATTCTTTGGAAGGGAGGAGCACCGATCGGAGCGCTGGCCAGCATGATCGACACGAAGAACAAGTCTCTGCTGTTTTACATGGGCGGCAGATTGCAGGGACTCAACAATCCTCCGCCCGGCCTCGTCCTCCACGCATACAGCATCCGGACATTCATTGCCGCAGGTTTCGAGACATACGATCTTTTGAGAGGGAATGAGGCTTACAAGTACACGCTGGGTGCCGAAGAACGCCACATCAGAAGCATCATCATCGCGAGGACCCGAAACGGCTGCAGCCTGCGGAGCACTTTGGACCGAAGGACTTTGCCTCTCCTGCTCCAGCAGGTGAGTGCGCTTGAGCAGGCTGGACGACTTGATGAAGCTGAACGTGGTTATAGGGAGGCTCTCGGCTCGCAGCCTGACTGTCCCGCGGTGCTCTATCGCCTCGGAGTCCTCATGATCATGAAGGGCAACTTCTGCGAGGCGGAGAGCATGTTCAGGGCAACAATCGAAGCTGAACCCTCTTCGTGCAAGGCCTGGTTTAGGTTGGCGCAATCGCTTCAGGCACAAGGACACCTCTCCGGGGCGTCGAACGCCTATGAGGAGATCATAAAAAGACAACCGGCCTTTCCGCGGGCTCACTATAATCTTGGCATCATCCAGATTAAGCGCGGGAGGTTTCGGGACGCCGTTGCCTCATTCCAGGCAGAGCTCCAATTGCGGCCAGATGACGCTAAGACGAAGGTTTTCTTCGCGAAGGCTATTGCTGCGGCAGAATCGCGGGATGCGATGCCGCCTACGCTACTCTCAGCAAAGCGCTGA